A single genomic interval of Helicoverpa zea isolate HzStark_Cry1AcR chromosome 19, ilHelZeax1.1, whole genome shotgun sequence harbors:
- the LOC124639759 gene encoding uncharacterized protein LOC124639759 — MDIYGYPGFPYNQSDEMAKQMFAHQALASSIPFNRALAEPHAMPAPTGAPWNVQGLPWGMSSPPQLVQFTGQHLNTEQKISPVIHCKRKSLDVEPVIPAKQLITEEKMAAHLNSLHISSEYTPHALASDEVMDVGMEPVTEKLKGHTIVLSEELKKLQEEPLLPASLIERLEKPHMSLVVWKPRESILEKLKDDEKKEEEKQPKRRNGVLVPAHQTVSEDIEM, encoded by the exons ATGGATATATATGGTTATCCAGGTTTTCCGTATAATCAGTCAGATGAAATGGCGAAACAAATGTTTGCACATCAGGCATTGGCTTCGTCAATTCCTTTCAACCGTGCATTAGCAGAGCCGCACGCCATGCCTGCACCCACGGGAGCACCGTGGAACGTTCAGGGGTTGCCCTGGGGTATGTCGTCACCACCTCAGCTGGTACAGTTCACTGGTCAGCACCTCAATACAGAGCAAAAGATCAGTCCTGTAATCCATTGCAAGAGAAAGAGTCTGGATGTAGAACCAGTCAT TCCAGCAAAACAACTGATAACAGAAGAGAAAATGGCCGCCCACCTGAACAGCCTCCACATATCATCAGAGTACACGCCACATGCACTAGCCAGTGATGAAGTCATGGACGTAGGCATGGAACCTGTGACGGAGAAGCTGAAGGGTCACACAATAGTCTTGAGCGAGGAGTTGAAGAAGTTGCAGGAGGAGCCTCTGTTACCTGCCTCTCTTATTGAAAG ACTGGAGAAACCCCACATGTCACTAGTAGTTTGGAAACCAAGAGAGAGCATtctagaaaaattaaaagatgatgaaaagaaagaagaagaaaagcaGCCTAAAAGAAGAAATGGTGTTCTAGTCCCCGCCCACCAGACTGTGTCAGAAGATATTGAGATGTGA